The following are encoded in a window of Penicillium oxalicum strain HP7-1 chromosome II, whole genome shotgun sequence genomic DNA:
- a CDS encoding C6 finger domain transcription factor nosA, whose translation MPSTKKNSSAPLLSKASRPQTSSPSASQTDSSQSNDKMSGKAHKRSRSGCFTCRLRRKKCDEKHPACGACINLSVRCEYKRPVWWGNADQRKLQKERIKNKIKQTKMIERNGSQVEAFRNRHSTLTSPTSGSPEYDFNRPMYSEPHDMFSAHLPVPGLGTAPYGPFMSPYEIDVRTERQTYINDVPMRHDSSTSTFSAFAPPQLSAPLPTFGDEGWFETEEYFNQASSFPDMNGLGSSVDQTTLWMQSAIPVSEQDQPLLDHFIHNVLRQIFPVLEVHQRGHVRAQAILRALETNKCYLHCCLSVAAIHLKTTEGIVGDQIDEDIMRHRYEAISQLCQALGEDTNLEEILDATLAMIFFHCSVGPSDDHLPDIPWFDHFQAASNLVDRLGLPARLMEYQNGYMVPSFNMALTSWIDILGCTMTGKTPQFAHSYRAKHLSGTASGLRELMGCDDRIMYLISEIACLDSLKAEGRVDDLAVCSHVQALGRQLEYTEPADQTLENPFSSATGSIRPEILTKTMSTIFRLAARIYLCSLVPGFDRNQASNESLIAAITHALQFIPAGPHGFDRSLVWPLLMAGVYSTPSSSFRSVLADRAAALGDHADLGSFGRMYRLLQEVWRLTDDPVNTHGLPSESYSSSLTSPISRLDRSGSQSPTGTGATLGGREIKRQQVQWRDIMRRNNWHYLLI comes from the exons ATGCCATCCACCAAAAAGAACTCTTCGGCTCCATTGCTTAGCAAAGCAAGCAGACCTCAAACAAGCTCACCATCGGCTTCTCAGACCGACTCATCCCAATCTAACGATAAGATGTCCGGCAAAGCGCATAAACGATCCCGATCTG GTTGCTTCACTTGTCGTCTTCGCCGCAAGAAGTGCGATGAAAAGCATCCAGCATGTGGCGCTTGTATCAACCTCAGCGTGCGCTGCGAGTACAAGCGACCTGTCTGGTGGGGAAACGCGGATCAGAGGAAACTCCAAAAGGAGCGAATCAAGAACAAAATTAAACAAACCAAGATGATCGAGCGCAATGGTAGCCAAGTTG AGGCTTTCCGGAATCGCCACAGCACATTAACCTCCCCTACATCTGGCTCGCCCGAATATGATTTCAATCGTCCCATGTACTCGGAGCCTCACGACATGTTCTCGGCTCATTTGCCGGTCCCTGGCTTAGGAACTGCACCATACGGCCCTTTTATGTCCCCTTACGAGATTGATGTGAGGACCGAGAGACAAACATACATTAACGATGTTCCCATGCGTCATGACTCGTCAACGTCGACATTCAGCGCCTTCGCTCCCCCACAACTCAGCGCTCCCTTGCCAACGTTTGGTGATGAAGGATGGTTTGAAACTGAGGAATACTTCAATCAGGCATCATCCTTCCCTGATATGAATGGTCTTGGCTCTTCTGTTGACCAAACAACGTTATGGATGCAAAGCGCCATCCCAGTCTCTGAGCAAGATCAGCCTCTTCTCGATCATTTCATTCACAACGTCTTGCGGCAAATTTTCCCCGTTTTGGAGGTCCATCAACGAGGTCACGTACGCGCTCAGGCAATTCTCCGTGCTTTGGAAACCAACAAATGCTATCTTCATTGCTGTCTGAGCGTTGCAGCCATTCACTTGAAGACGACCGAAGGCATTGTAGGAGACCAGATCGATGAGGACATCATGCGCCACCGATACGAGGCAATTTCACAGCTGTGCCAGGCACTCGGCGAAGACACGAATTTGGAGGAAATTCTCGATGCGACTCTTGCCATGATATTTTTCCACTGCTCTGTGGGCCCTTCAGATGACCATCTCCCGGATATCCCTTGGTTCGATCACTTCCAGGCTGCGTCCAACCTTGTGGATAGACTGGGTCTTCCCGCACGTTTAATGGAGTACCAAAATGGATATATGGTACCTTCATTCAATATGGCCCTGACCTCATGGATCGACATTCTTGGCTGCACCATGACCGGCAAGACACCGCAATTTGCCCACTCTTATCGCGCAAAGCATCTAAGCGGGACCGCCTCTGGCCTACGAGAGCTCATGGGCTGCGATGACAGAATTATGTACCTGATCTCAGAAATTGCCTGTTTGGATTCTTTGAAAGCCGAGGGTCGAGTGGATGATCTGGCTGTGTGCTCTCACGTTCAGGCGCTGGGACGCCAATTAGAATACACTGAGCCAGCAGACCAGACCTTGGAGAATCCGTTCTCGTCCGCCACCGGATCTATTCGTCCTGAAATCCTCACGAAGACCATGTCGACCATCTTTCGGCTCGCTGCCCGGATTTATCTTTGCAGCCTCGTGCCGGGCTTCGACCGCAATCAGGCTAGCAATGAAAGTTTGATTGCGGCCATCACTCACGCTCTCCAGTTCATTCCGGCTGGTCCCCATGGCTTCGATCGCTCTTTGGTGTGGCCACTTTTGATGGCGGGCGTTTACAGCACGCCATCCAGCTCCTTCCGGAGTGTCCTAGCTGATCGCGCCGCCGCTCTTGGCGATCATGCTGATCTGGGGAGCTTTGGACGCATGTATCGCCTTCTTCAAGAGGTCTGGCGACTGACCGATGATCCAGTCAACACGCATGGTCTGCCCAGCGAGTCCTACAGCTCTTCACTCACGAGCCCGATCAGCAGGCTTGATCGGTCCGGTTCCCAATCCCCTACTGGGACAGGGGCAACTCtaggaggaagagaaatcAAGCGCCAACAAGTCCAGTGGCGGGACATTATGCGGCGCAACAACTGGCATTACCTGCTCATCTAG
- a CDS encoding Autophagy protein, with the protein MDNPASPAAIQKSVWEGRIPLEIVLAPSESRSYDKTDAYIISCPRVSYLPSLLPRVRAFFSAYLIQPSSRHHDGWFAFEGVPLKWHYPIGLLFDLYAGVDPASKTGLRNDPTQQTESSAPWRLTVHFSDWPSEDLVRLDENGMVMNDAFINSVKEADFLRNGTAKGIMSLSKEDSSGLWKAVEDVNLASFQRISQILLPPPSQPFRNVPIRIFLPLPPDEQSGSLKVVQSPLPPFISNSTITQSTSPRSSPGSQPQTIGGALNKLLPNLFPSRRTPVLAKPVLHGAVLPMSAPIEEVVRCSAYGDGWAYIVVRMMG; encoded by the exons ATGGACAATCCAGCATCCCCAGCAGCTATTCAGAAAAGTGTATGGGAAGGTCGGATTCCTCTGGAAATCGTGCTCGCCCCGTCTGAGAGTCGGAGCTACGACAAGACAGATGCATACATT ATCTCTTGTCCGAGGGTCTCGTACCTTCCCTCTTTGCTTCCAAGAGTCCgcgccttcttctccgcatATCTGATCCAACCTTCATCGCGACATCATGATGGATGGTTCGCCTTTGAAGGAGTTCCCCTGAAATGGCATTATCCTATCGGTCTTCTTTTCGATCTGTACGCGGGTGTAGATCCTGCTTCAAAGACCGGTCTGAGGAATGATCCTACCCAGCAAACAGAATCGTCAGCCCCTTGGCGATTGACAGTGCACTTCAGCGACTGGCCCTCCGAAGATCTTGTCCGGTTAGACGAGAATGGAATGGTAATGAACGATGCATTCATCAACAGCGTCAAGGAGGCGGACTTTCTTCGAAATGGTACTGCAAAGGGCATCATGAGCCTTTCCAAAGAAGACTCATCGGGCCTCTGGAAGGCAGTCGAAGATG TAAACCTTGCCTCCTTTCAGAGAATCTCACAAATTCTCCTACCTCCCCCATCTCAACCTTTTCGGAATGTGCCCATTCGGATTTTCCTGCCCCTGCCGCCAGATGAGCAGTCTGGATCACTCAAGGTTGTGCAATCGCCACTTCCCCCCTTCATCTCGAATTCGACCATAACCCAGTCGACCAGCCCACGGTCTAGCCCTGGGTCCCAGCCTCAAACTATTGGAGGTGCTTTAAATAAGTTACTACCAAACCTCTTTCCAAGCCGCAGAACTCCTGTCCTTGCAAAGCCCGTTCTACACGGAGCTGTTCTGCCCATGTCGGCTCCCATTGAAGAGGTCGTGAGATGCTCGGCCTACGGTGATGGGTGGGCTTACATTGTTGTCAGGATGATGGGCTAA